The genomic segment TAAACTTAAGTTGCTTATGATGTTTATCATAGGGTTGCTATGTTGGAGATCAAGGTCTAGCTGTTGTTGGCCAGTGTTGCAAGCAACTCGAGGACCTAAATTTGCGTTTCTGTGAAAGCTTGACTGATTCAGGATTGGTCACTTTGGCAACTGAGTGTGGGAAATCATTGAAATCTCTCGGTGTGGCTGCTTGTGCTAGAATAACCGACAAATCACTGGAGGCTGTGGGGTCCCACTGCAAAAATCTTGAGACCTTGTCATTGGATTCAGAGTTTATCAGCAATAAAGGGATCCTTGCTATTGCCCAAGGATGTCCTCTTTTGAAAGTCTTGAAGTTACAATGTATTAATGTTACAGACAGGGCTTTGATGGCTGTGGGAGCTTCTTGTTTGTCATTGGAAATGTTGGCTTTATACAGCTTCCAGCAATTTACAGACGAGTTAGTCTCTCTTCCTTAATATCTTATGCGTGATGATAGAAAGATCACCCTTATTGAGTTGCATTCTTGAAGGCTATTTGGCCAATTAGTTTGCCCCACTAGAATTCTATATTTAGGAATGGAAGTGGATCTTTCTCAAAGTTTTAGTGTCTGATTCAATAGTCTTTGTTTTACTATGTTTTTGATACATGGCATGATTGTTGAATTATAAGTTTGATTCATGTCTCAGGGGTCTTCGTTCTATTGGCAAAGGCTGCAAGAAGCTAAAAAATCTTACTTTGAGTGATTGCAATTTCCTGGGTGACAGGGGTCTGGAAGCGATTGCCACTGGCTGCACTGAACTTACGCATCTTGAAGTTAATGGCTGCCACAATATTGGAACCATTGGACTGGAGTCTGTTGGGAAATCTTGCCCGTACGTTTGTCTTCTATTGCTTTCCTCTGCTACTAACTTTTTAAGGGGGCAAGAATCCAGGCTTTGGTCTGTGGCTAGGTTCCATATCCAATCCCTATGATTGGGTGGCATGCCGTACAAATtcattgtgaaaattttgaataatatcgatTCTGAAAGTGCTTGATTTTGTGCAGGCGCCTGACTGAGTTGGCTTTATTATACTGCCAAAGGGTTGGCAATTTTGCTCTTACTGAAGTTGGAAGGGGCTGTAAATACTTGCAAGCTCTTCACTTGGTAGACTGCTCTAGCATTGGTGATGAAGCCATTTGCAGTATAGCCAAAGGTTGCCGAAATCTAAAGAAGCTTCATATCAGGAGATGTTATgaggtctctctctctctctctctctatatatatatatatgtagatatTCCTCTACCTACAATATGCTTGAACCACTAGTACTGACCGCATCAGGAAAATTATTTTGCCAGTTGAGTGGAACGGGGAAAATTTGTCATCTAAGATTTAACAGAGCACTCTTcctccccttccccttccccttccacTAGTACTGACCGCATCAGGAAAATGATTTTGCCAGTTGAGTGGAACAGGGAAAATTTGTCATCTAAGATTTAATAGAGTACTCTTCCTCCCCTTTCCCTTCCCCTTCCTGCTCTCCTCCCTCTGTCTCACTCCTGTCTCATGCAGGATGGTTTCGATTTTCAGTAAGATGGCAGTTGGTGGTTTATTGTTTAAAGAACGTAGTTTTGATTCTAAACATTTTCAGAAATGTTTGAAGTGAGAACTTCACTGATATTTTGTTGCTTCTTCTGGGTCTTTGCATTTATAGACTTGCTTCTTTTAGGTGCTGGCAatcatttattttttagtttcAGCAATCCCATATCGTGATCTAAATCCTTAACTTGTAATCCTTTCATGCCAAATAGGTTGGAAGCAAGGGAATCGTAGCTGTTGGTGAGAATTGTCACTCTCTCACGGATCTTAGTCTCCGCTTTTGTGATAGGTGTGTCTAATTGTACTTGCCCTCCAGCATTGTCCATACTGTTTCATGTTGTCAGCTGTGTTTGAATTTTTAGCCATTTTTCTACTAGGGTGCGCGATGAGGCTCTTATTGCTGTCGGTCATGGATGTCCATTAAAATATCTAAATGTTAGTGGCTGCAACCAAATAGGTGATGCTGGAATTGTAGCCGTTGCAAGAGGATGTCCTAATCTCACTTACCTCGATGTCAGTGTTCTCCAGGTGTGCCctccctttccctttccctttcctCTTTGCTTCTTTATGTAGATATGTTTCTTTTCAACTTCATTTTGTACTCTTATCATTTTGCTATGTTTTCCGATACTTCTCCAAATTACAGGTGAACTTCCAACCcgagtgtttttttttttctattccaaTTCATTACTTGCTTATCAATCCCTTTTTATGGCAGAATTTGCGCGATATAGCACTAACCGAGTTAGGAGAAGGTTGCCCCTTACTCAAGGATATAGTACTGTCCCATTGCCACCAAATAACTGACATTGGTCTTTCCCACCTCGTCAAAAACTGCCAAATGCTCGAGTCATGCCACATGGTGTACTGTCCGAGCATAACCGCGGCAGGAGTTGCCACCGTGGTCTCTAGTTGTCCCAACATAAAGAAGGTCCTGGTCGAGAAATGGAAGGTTAGTCCCAGAACCAAAAGAAGAGCCAGTTCAGTCCTTTCTTATCTCTGTGTAGACCTCTAATTAGGACCATCCGAGTTGTGTATTAACCAAGCTCGTCGCTTCTCAAAACAACCTAAcattatatgaatatttatgttacAGGCCTTGTCTGCTTTGGTTTTTTTAATGGTTTTGTTTTTCCTATTTACTTCCCATGTATCAAAGCTTCATGTTGTATGCATTTGccattttccataaatttttcttaatttaggaTTATGTGCCAAAATTCCCCTTATATTTCATGggagtttaaataaaaaaaaaatggacTTGTATGCTTCATGCTTGTAGCCACATTTTAAAAGGGCACTGACTAAACTCTAAAGTACTCAACTGGCGGTTGAATATTGAAATGGGAAATCGAAAATCAAATTCATCATATTTATccgttgaaatgaaaaatgagaaaattgattaatATGTTAGATTAATAGTTTATATAAGATTGGATCAAATTGATACTTTTTACATTGAAATCTATACtattaaaaatcaaaatgatggtttttattttttaaattttatttgcaaTTAATTTGAAGTTTTATATTGAAATCTATactattaaaaatcaaattggtggttttttacttttaaattttatttgtaattaatatcgatttaaagttttttttaaaaattttttcaaGGTCAAAAGTCATACAAAAATTAGAATCAAAATCCAAACAAGAATTGAGActacattatttattattatcaatctttttaatttataaaatttaaagacgTGTTGATTGATTTTTAGTTTGATTGGTATGagtttttattaatataagatTCGAGTgtattgaaatattatatttattatatttgtaaATTGAAAAGTAGATATGATCaaaagttataattattttagaaggctgaaataaaattaaaatttttataaaaaaaaataaagcttaaaattttgtaatatttagaaatattaaatcacaatttcattattttaagggttaaaatgtaattatcatatataatttataactttttgGATTTTAGAGGGGCTAAAATATAAATGATCCATTTTAGGAGGCGACCCCCTGCCTGCCCCCCTATAGTGCGCCCTGAACGTGATTAATATCTATAAAACGCTGCGTTTGGAATAATAAGCAAAGCATCGACGGTTAACCAGCGCCGAAGCGTATCTCATTCGCACCTTCGTTTATTGTTCGATCTTCAGTCTCTCTTTatcacttaaaaagaaaaaaagttaaaacgaAGAAAAATCAAAAGCCATGCCTGGCGATTGCAGCATCAGAGCACTGTGGATCCTCAACAATCTCGACGCCGTCGTTTTCTCCAGGTTAATCCATCATCTCATTTCAAATCTCTCTTTTTATATCAACGTTAGGGGATTTGTACTGTTTTTCctcttctttattcttttgagattcgGTTTAGATCTCGACTTAACTTCTTTAAAACGATTAAGACCGAAATCAATTTCTTTTAGATTGATTTGATTTATATGTTCAGGAGGTTTCCGGTGGTGGAGAAGCGGTGGCGGGCTGCTTGCCAAAGTGAAAATGAGAGCTCCGACGACGATCCTGTTAAATACACTGTATTTTCTTCGATTCCTTCTGATTCAGAGTTAGCTGCCGCATTCTCTGAAAGAAAGACAAGGTTAGCTGATCTTGTGCAATTTCTTTGAGAATTTTACCTattaatgaaatgaacttatctttTATCACTCGATTACTTTTGTAAGCTTAAATTGCAtgctattattattgttttattatgttaTGGATGTAATTTAGCTGACTGgagtttaatttgtaaaaagCTCGAGCTCAATTCAGTTTTACTTTTAATGTTTGAGCTCAATTTGAGACCAAGCTCGTTTACCCAGTAAAAATGAATTCGATTCTTATGTTCACATTCGAGCTTTGATTATTTGCTCAAAAGTTCATGTTTGAGTTCGAATTAGGAGTTTCAGTACTAATTATAAATAAGAAACTCGATTACCGACTTGAACTTTAGGGTTTTTCTTGGAAAACCTTCATTGCTTGTGATCATAGGTGTTTTGTGTACATCTCTAGTCGCATGCTAAATTTACTGTGAAATTAAATACTTAGTAAATCATTATCTTTAAGGCTCCATCCATTATTTTTATTACGTTGACTACTTACTTTTTGCCTGGGTAGAACGAAGTACTTGAAAGAAACATGTTTGGATTTGAAAACAAAGGATATTACAGAAGAGACAAActgtttttctttcaatttcttactTTCTATTCGTTAATTTTGACttgttttatctatttttgttgttttttttacagGGAGGGCTCTGTTCGTGGATTTGGTATACGTGTATCTCAGTCAAGAGAAGGATCGGATTCATGGGTTGATGATCCAATTACACGTCATATTGTAGGTGTTTACATAAACAAAGAGGAGGAAGGAGAGAATAATCTAATGTGGCCTTTAGCGTTGCACATTAAGGGTCCTTATTGCATTCTTATACTACCCTTAGTTGAGCCCAGACATGTAAAGGCTTATGCAAGGTTGTGTAAGAGGTCTGATTGCGGAAATGCTGTCACAGCACATGAAAATTTGTCTTCTTTGCTTCTTGACCTTCCATCAATCACAGGGTATGGTAAGTTACTTGCAACATATTTAGTAAACACAGTGCTCTACTCATTGTTATTTCAAGTTCTTTTATCAATctagtatttttctttttgaagttATCAATCTAATATCTTGATTTAGACATAGCCAATAAATGTCAAATCATTTCATCTCCTGTGTCAGTTCCTTCTGTGACATGTCTTTTATTGAGTAGAAGGCTATGAGAATTTTCCTATCCTGATTTGTTCTGTTGTAATTGTGACTAAAGCTAGTTTTCAGCTTGTTTTGTGCTTTGAGTTTATCATACAACTGTTACACACTTCAActgcaaaataattttttaaaataattattaattcaGTTTTTGAAAGGTTATTTATCTTTAAAGTCATTCCATAATTTTGCATTCTGTTTGTTACTAGGAAAAAAGAGAGATAGTCTATTGTTTTTAGTGTTTTCTTGTCTTATGCTTCAGAGCATTCATGGTGGCTCATGCCGTTGGTGACATAGTTACTGGGGATGTAGTGGAGCCTGAGGTGGTTGTAAATCAATCTCCTTCAGTGGGTGGGTTGTTAGACTCACTTACTGGAAGTATTGGGATATCGGGAATCTCATCAAGGGCAAAACCAGTAGCCGCACCTGTTGCATCTTCTACACCAGCTGGTGCTGCTGCAATAGGAGCTCTTGCATCTGATGTTCCAAAAAGCGGTTCAAGGCTGCTGGATAAAGATGCGCTTAGAAGTTTCATAAGCAGTGCAATGCCTTTTGGTTGGTACTTGTCCATTATGGTATTTTTTTCTCATGACAGATATCCTCGTATATTTTTCTTGTAGGTTCTTGTTAGTTTGCTTAACAATTAATGATGACTATTTTCATGAAGGAACGCCCTTGGATCTCAGCTATTCTAACATATTCTCGGTCAGGGCTAATGGCTTTTCTTCATTGGATATCCCTCCACAAGACCTCAAGCAACCAGCATGGAAGCCCTATCTGTACAAAGGAAAGCAGAGACTGCTATTCACCATTCATGAAACTCTTCATGCTGCCATGTACGATCGAGATGAGATTCCTGATAGTTTATCAGTCTCCGGGCAAATAAACTGTCGAGCAGAATTGGAAAGATTGCCTGATGTATCATTTCCTTTGACAGGGCTGAGCACATCTAAGATTGAGGCTTTATCATTCCATCCTTGTGCTCAGGTTCCAGAACAAAATGTGGATAAGCAGGCTCTAATGTTCTCACCACCATTGGGCAATTTTGTTTTGATGCGTTATCAAGCAACATGCCGCCTTGGACCTCCGGTAAAGGGATTCTATCAATTGTCTATGGTATCTGAAGATGAAGGTGCATTTTTGTTCAAATTGCACCTAATGGAAGGTTATAAGTCTCCTTTGACAATGGAGTTCTGTAATGTAACTATGCCTTTTCCGAGAAGAAGGATTTTATCTTTTGATGGGACTCCGTCGATTGGAACAGTTTCAAATGCTGAACATTCTGTTGAATGGAAAATCATCACAAGTGGACGAGGACTTTCTGGGAAAAGTATTGAGGCAACATTCCCTGGAACAGTTAGGTTTGCTCCATGGCAGATGCAAAGGTCGACTTCATTTAGATCAGTTTTTGAAGGCATAACGGATGATGATAGTGATAATGAGACAGAGAATACTAATAATATGGCAAACACAGAGGAGTTCTTAATGGAAAAGATGAGTAAGGATCTTCTTCCAGTTGATCTAGAGGAGCCATTCAGCTGGCTTGCATACAACTATGCTAAAGTATGATCTCACATGTCGTCTTATTTTACCTCTTTTTAACTTTTCAGAATTACCTGAAGTATTTTTCGATAGTCTATGTCTCTAATTCTCATTCATGGTTACAGGTATCGTTCAAGATTATTGGAGCATCATTATCCGGAATTTCCATTGATCCCAAATCAGTAAGTCTTACATTCCTCCAACTTGCCTTCCATGTTCAACTTCAGTTAATATTACGGACATCAATGGAGATTGTTTATGTCTCATTCTTTTATCTTTGCGTCAAATAGGTAAGTATCTATCCTGCTGTAAAAGCACCTGTGGAGTCATCAAGTCAGGTAGGATTTTCAAAAACCTATTCGGGTTCTGATAGATTTAGCTTTTACTACCCTTTCGAAATGACTGTCGATAGTTTATGTCGGGGATCCTCTCCTTTGGAAATGTATATGGCTATATTTGTAGATTGATGTTCTTATTTCattacacttgtgctttttcacAGGTCACTTCTGGTGACTATATCTTGTGGAATACATTAGGAAAGTGCCCATCTGCTGTAACTGCAAAAGTATAACTGAAGAGAGATTTTTCAATGGAGGATGTCAAGCTTCTACGAATTACTTATTGAGATGATATGCGTAAATgcttttattttggatttatgttcaaaTCATGTTCATATTCAAGCTGTTTCATAATTGGGCCTTTTGAATGGGAGATCACTTTGAGTTAGATCTTTTAGGGTTTGGACCGAGCTTTCTTTTagattttgtgaaaaaaatataatCCATTCCACATGTGTTTCGGGTTTGAGTTATTTGGATTTAGGTTTCTGATTTCTTTCATCAAATTGGTTCAATTTATTTTATCGGATTTCTGTACAGACCAAGTACCCCCTTCTGTAGGAAGCGCTTTCCATTGACGTACGTCCTGTAGGACGCTTTTTACCTCGTAGGATTGCCATTTTTTAAATTGCATCTTTTAAGAGATTTTAAATTTAGGCCGTTGGATTAAGACATGAAAAAAATCTGAGATGAATCTGATGACTTTCAAAAAATTGCTTTTTGAGTATCTCAAGCATTACCTTTCAGTAAATGCCTGAAGCGCTTTTTAAAGTTTGTGTAGTTGTGACCGGGTTAGAATTTTAGTTTTGCAATCTATGTAATCTTAGACAATTTTTTAAGtaagaatttttattaaaaattttctaaggcaTCGAAAATAAAGGGGAAGCAACGAGAGAACAAAAAAAGTTACTAGGAAGCAATCTTACGAGGTATTTGGGTAAATGTTGTCAAAATATTCTATTTCTCAAGAATGAAGTAACGAATGTAATCATTACAAATGAGGGGAAaattctctatttatagttgagttctTTAGATCCAATGATACAATTTACTTTACACCGACGgtcaaaattaaaacttatttacCATTGAAATTCTTAAAGATTTATAGAAtcttctaaaattataaaattaaatgttttaagatTACAAATCTTCGCAGACTAGTTTCCATATTTACCATGGTACTTAAATGCTTCACTTGACCATAAAAGCTTCAAGTAGTTGGGTTTCTCCACATGTTTAACTAATCAAGCTAGTTCAAGTGGGTTGAATGAGCCCTTTTTAATCAATTGACCTTCATGGGACGCTCTTTATGCATTAGTCACGAGCTTTGATTCGCGGCTCGTGACATTGTCATGTTCGAtcttttccaacatttttaaatttgtttcaaattcagTGGTAAAAGCTATCTATGAAGTGGAGATAATACTGAGAGATTTCTCGAAGTTAAGATTACATTTGTGAAAAAATTTACATACTAAGGAGTAGAGTATTGATGTTAACaatattaagttatttttattcGTTTTGTCATACAAAGTCTGCAATTTCTGCAACTTAATTTGGATACTTGCCCTAGTAGACTAATTTGTTTCAAGCAAAGTATATAATTTGATATCACATATTCATGTGTTAGTAATTTATGTTGTAACAATATATCATAACAATACaacaataaatatttattttttgtataatgttctcatatttatttattatagcgTGTATTGCTAAATAAGTTTTGTCATAGaagataaataaaagagttagagTCGTTATTTATTACAATAATCGAATTTATGACATTGCAAACGTAGATATCGAGTTAATGATTGATGCACATTACTCAACTGAGAATGTTGCAATAGAATTATATGCCTAGTTTGACAATGTATAGGCTAGTAATGCAAGTTCATAAATATTTCCTATTAAATTCAGATTGAATCAATTTGAGGTAAAATCATTTCTAACGTTTTTCGAATTCGGATTATTTTATGCTTAGATTAATTTGAGTTcgtatttaatgaatttaaactatcaattttttattatcaaattagattaaatcaaaccaattaaattaaatttctgacATTCAAATGAAAATTGACATGCTTATCATATGCGTATCACTGTATAACTCTATTTACAGGGCACATTGACGTTTTCTTTTGTCAAAAAAAGGAACATAATCATGGATTAAGCATTGTACAAAACAAAAATTCCTTAAAAGCATCGGCCATCAAAAGCGATGACAGGCCATGAGAGAGCGAGTTACAAAAGAAGTAACATCAGTAATGGAAAAGACTATAGTTTGCGCATGTTTCAACATAATATTTCAACTCAGCTTTATTAATTTGCTGAAAGAGTGAATAGAACAGTGAATAACAACATAAAGGCACAAGAGCAAAGGAGGGAGAGATTCAACACGTAATATTTGTGAGCGCAGTTTAGATGCATTAATCCTACATTTGAGGAGTCTTATTTAGTGaataatttcattcaacaattgtTAAGATCATCTATTGATTTAAACCTAATCTACTCTTATACAGATAATTACATTCACCCAAAATGACCtcatatacaaaccataaaaTTGCTGCCTATTTATAGGTTATTTAAGTCATCTTACAACAATGATTTGATAAGTTTTAAAATCTCATTTAAAAACTGAAATTATTTCACTAATTATCTGGagcatttattagataaaagcCGGTCATATTTGTCCTTTTTGACATAACGCCTAGAATAATCCATAGtctctccccaacccataaataggaagataatgtgtttcaacgcactcaaactcacatcctcctacattggcaacaatattcataccaatcaagctaagactcaatctCAATCTGctaccaaaacaaaatatttgaatgcactaaaattgtattttatgtATGAACATGAAATGAACAATTAATATTAGGGTCCAAAAGAGATGACAAACTAAAACTACTCACATCAATTATCCTCCTTCAAAAAATGCTTAAAGAAGAGTAATCAGCAGGGAATTAAAACAAAGATCTTTGGAGTGAGGGTAGTAGATTTAGTGTAAAAGGCAAGGCAATTTTAAGATAAGATTGTGTGTGACATACAGTAAAATGATTCTTGCGTGGTGAAGCAATTTAATTAATTCTTCTTTTACCCCCCAAACAACAACGAGATTCTGCATATTCCCTTTTCTTTTTGGTTACCAAATAGCACGAGGAATTATGTGGCGTGTTTGGGTTTGCTGTTGATTGcttccaatatatatattcagtacccctttttcttttctttaatttatatatatacatgtttggGCTGGAGGCATGGATTTTCATGGGTGAATTAGAAAGGTGAAAgggtataaattataatataagcTTTTAGAAGATTAAATATTatggttagggttagggttaaggTGGGTAGTCCCACTTTAACAGTTTAAGCTTCTCTCTAACATAACATATCTTGTTTGCCTAAAAAATCTTTAGCATCAACGAGGTATGAATGATGTCTTTTGTGGGAACTCCCACTTTCCAACCACATTTTTTGACACTTTTCATCATCAAAACCCTCACTTCTATTTCATCTTTCGTCACACCACTCCATAAATTTGTTACGCTCCACTTATCTataatttttgggtaaactatatttaaggtcactaaattattaataaatttatgttttggttattcaattttaaaaagttaaaaaataagttATTGAAGTATTCGAAagtttttcatttaaatcattaagctatttgaaagttttttctttatttaaagtcattaggttgttaagtttttttttcttttaaaagtccAGCTAGTGAGCTCCAAGCGACGATTCAACAATTGGTATGGTGGATTATAGGGGTgtgcattcggttaaccgacccgaaatagctataaccgaattaaccgaccttccaaaattttcaaccgttaaccgaaccgaaattttttcggttaattaggttggttaaccaaattaaccgaaaattgtatggtttttatttttggttaaaaattaaccgaattacctgaattacccgaattgaatcactacataattaaaaatattacataagtctttgaatcactacataattaaaaacattacataattcttgaaattaacacatagTTTAAATGTAAGTCTTTAATATTCTCCATTTATATCCATTTCTTCTCTCTAAAAAATCTCCATTTGCATTAAACCTAAACAAAAAAACATGTGTAATTGGGCAGATACTTAAgagttagactttagttttatttttattgggttgggtaattgggtagactttagttttagttttattgggttgggtaattgggttgggttggataattttatttattaattttttttggttaaccgaaaaaattcggttaaccgaccggtttcgaaccgaattaaccattaaccgaaaaataataaaaaaattaaccttctTCTACTCATCGATGGACATTAATCCactaggggtgtgcataattcgggtaaaaccgaaaaaattcagttaaccgaccgaatttggttaatcggtcggttaaccaaattttttcggttttacccgaattatgcacacccctagtGGATTAGTGTCCAtcgatgagtagaagaacataccttaaatctTAGTCGATTTGACGATCAGTGTAGAAGATCGAAGAAGAAAACTGTTTGGATTTTAGTTCGCGGATTCATGATattcaaagttatttcatgaaaaaaatttgaactatagactagtgacttaaatgaaaactttcaaatattccagtgaccattttgtaactttttaaagttaaataatcaaaacataaactcaCTAATAATCGAATGACCTTTATGTAGTttacccataatttttttttcaaatctttaGATGTTCATAAGTTATATTGAATTCCAATTCAATTTAAATTGAGTTGGATTAACCTTTAAACAATGGATAAATCTCTTGTTTTACCCATCAACAAAATTTAAATCTAAGGTCTTGCTTAAGAGGTAACAAGATGCTTACTATTCGATCCAACAAGTAGTTGGCACAGTACTTATCCATAATTCAACCAACCATTACCTCATTTTTCTCAGGTTAATACATCATTTAATACATCAACTTGATACATGAGCTTGTTGTcctaatttgatatttaagtttGACTTTAATGTTCAGTTTGGTACCTAGGCAAAATGACATATTATGGCCTACTATTGAATAGTTTACATGTGTGGTctagtaaaaatcatagataccTAATTGCGAAAAAAACTTAGATACCAAATCAAACATTGAAACCAAACTCAACTGCTTAATTGGGATATAAAAACACTCGagtatcaatttgaaaaaaaaacttaagtatCATTTCGAATATCAAAGTCAAACttacatatcaaattgaacattaaaatcaagtcccaaatattatattaattttaaaaatatattaaaacatagaTGCTTGTGCTCCACTTCCAATCCCTTCCACTATTTGATCTTATTATCATATGCAAaagtatattttcttaaaaaaccCAAATTAGTCCACCAATACTCTATGTAATTAGACCACAAAATTACAAAGTACTTGtccaataatattaataattttttataaaggtCACAATTGGATTAAGATATCAAATTTGTTAGATGACATTATCTAAAATCAATTGATaaagt from the Gossypium hirsutum isolate 1008001.06 chromosome D09, Gossypium_hirsutum_v2.1, whole genome shotgun sequence genome contains:
- the LOC107926541 gene encoding AP-5 complex subunit mu, giving the protein MPGDCSIRALWILNNLDAVVFSRRFPVVEKRWRAACQSENESSDDDPVKYTVFSSIPSDSELAAAFSERKTREGSVRGFGIRVSQSREGSDSWVDDPITRHIVGVYINKEEEGENNLMWPLALHIKGPYCILILPLVEPRHVKAYARLCKRSDCGNAVTAHENLSSLLLDLPSITGAFMVAHAVGDIVTGDVVEPEVVVNQSPSVGGLLDSLTGSIGISGISSRAKPVAAPVASSTPAGAAAIGALASDVPKSGSRLLDKDALRSFISSAMPFGTPLDLSYSNIFSVRANGFSSLDIPPQDLKQPAWKPYLYKGKQRLLFTIHETLHAAMYDRDEIPDSLSVSGQINCRAELERLPDVSFPLTGLSTSKIEALSFHPCAQVPEQNVDKQALMFSPPLGNFVLMRYQATCRLGPPVKGFYQLSMVSEDEGAFLFKLHLMEGYKSPLTMEFCNVTMPFPRRRILSFDGTPSIGTVSNAEHSVEWKIITSGRGLSGKSIEATFPGTVRFAPWQMQRSTSFRSVFEGITDDDSDNETENTNNMANTEEFLMEKMSKDLLPVDLEEPFSWLAYNYAKVSFKIIGASLSGISIDPKSVSIYPAVKAPVESSSQVTSGDYILWNTLGKCPSAVTAKV
- the LOC107929132 gene encoding F-box/LRR-repeat protein 4 isoform X1, with translation MRGHDWINTCLPDELILEILRRLDSKSSHDACSLVCKRWLGLERLSRSTLRIGASGSPDIFIKFLAQRFVNVKAVHIDERLSISLPVTAGKRRRRDENSLLSLKIHFAGERNEPKEEECEPFCLTDSGLTAVADGFAKLEKLSLIWCSNVTSFGVMSLAQKCSLLKSLDLQGCYVGDQGLAVVGQCCKQLEDLNLRFCESLTDSGLVTLATECGKSLKSLGVAACARITDKSLEAVGSHCKNLETLSLDSEFISNKGILAIAQGCPLLKVLKLQCINVTDRALMAVGASCLSLEMLALYSFQQFTDEGLRSIGKGCKKLKNLTLSDCNFLGDRGLEAIATGCTELTHLEVNGCHNIGTIGLESVGKSCPRLTELALLYCQRVGNFALTEVGRGCKYLQALHLVDCSSIGDEAICSIAKGCRNLKKLHIRRCYEVGSKGIVAVGENCHSLTDLSLRFCDRVRDEALIAVGHGCPLKYLNVSGCNQIGDAGIVAVARGCPNLTYLDVSVLQNLRDIALTELGEGCPLLKDIVLSHCHQITDIGLSHLVKNCQMLESCHMVYCPSITAAGVATVVSSCPNIKKVLVEKWKVSPRTKRRASSVLSYLCVDL
- the LOC107929132 gene encoding F-box/LRR-repeat protein 4 isoform X2, with translation MRGHDWINTCLPDELILEILRRLDSKSSHDACSLVCKRWLGLERLSRSTLRIGASGSPDIFIKFLAQRFVNVKAVHIDERLSISLPVTAGKRRRRDENSLLSLKIHFAGERNEPKEEECEPFCLTDSGLTAVADGFAKLEKLSLIWCSNVTSFGVMSLAQKCSLLKSLDLQGCYVGDQGLAVVGQCCKQLEDLNLRFCESLTDSGLVTLATECGKSLKSLGVAACARITDKSLEAVGSHCKNLETLSLDSEFISNKGILAIAQGCPLLKVLKLQCINVTDRALMAVGASCLSLEMLALYSFQQFTDEGLEAIATGCTELTHLEVNGCHNIGTIGLESVGKSCPRLTELALLYCQRVGNFALTEVGRGCKYLQALHLVDCSSIGDEAICSIAKGCRNLKKLHIRRCYEVGSKGIVAVGENCHSLTDLSLRFCDRVRDEALIAVGHGCPLKYLNVSGCNQIGDAGIVAVARGCPNLTYLDVSVLQNLRDIALTELGEGCPLLKDIVLSHCHQITDIGLSHLVKNCQMLESCHMVYCPSITAAGVATVVSSCPNIKKVLVEKWKVSPRTKRRASSVLSYLCVDL